A stretch of the Perca flavescens isolate YP-PL-M2 chromosome 3, PFLA_1.0, whole genome shotgun sequence genome encodes the following:
- the LOC114552883 gene encoding metabotropic glutamate receptor 5 → MMLWLLLVLSIWVGSYQADSAQSERRVVAHIPGDIIIGALFSVHHQPPADKVHERKCGAVREQYGIQRVEAMMHTLDRINADPHILPNISLGCEIRDSCWHSAVALEQSIEFIRDSLVSSDDAEEWGGGGSWGGGGKPIVGLIGPGSSSVAIQVQNLLQLFNIPQIAYSATSMDLSDKSLYKYFMRVVPSDAQQARAMVDIVKRYNWSYVSAIHTEGGSELSQLVYWWEIV, encoded by the exons ATGATGCTTTGGCTGCTGCTAGTTCTCTCCATTTGGGTGGGATCTTATCAAGCTGACTCTGCCCAGTCCGAACGGCGGGTTGTAGCACACATACCTGGAGACATCATCATTGGAGCGTTGTTCTCCGTCCATCATCAGCCTCCTGCTGACAAG GTACATGAGCGCAAGTGTGGTGCGGTGCGAGAGCAGTATGGTATCCAGAGGGTGGAGGCCATGATGCACACACTGGACCGCATCAACGCTGACCCTCACATCCTTCCCAACATCTCCCTGGGCTGTGAGATCCGGGACTCCTGTTGGCACTCGGCTGTGGCTCTGGAGCAGAGCATCGAGTTCATACGGGATTCACTAGTCTCTTCTGATGACGCAGAGGAGTGGGGTGGAGGAGGCTCCtggggagggggagga AAACCCATTGTTGGTTTAATTGGACCAGGGTCAAGCTCAGTGGCCATTCAGGTCCAGAACCTTCTACAGCTGTTCAACATACCACAGATTGCCTACTCTGCCACTAGTATGGACCTCAGCGATAAG AGCCTTTATAAGTATTTTATGCGGGTGGTGCCTTCAGATGCCCAACAGGCAAGAGCTATGGTGGACATTGTCAAGAGATACAACTGGAGCTACGTGTCTGCTATACACACTGAAG GTGGTAGTGAGTTGAGTCAGTTGGTTTACTGGTGGGAGATAGTGTGA